DNA from Malus sylvestris chromosome 11, drMalSylv7.2, whole genome shotgun sequence:
GATACCAAAACTACAATTGGGTGTGCACAATTTTCTCTATGATTAACAATAATCCTAGAACTCACCAAATTTGTTTACCAAAAGTTAAAGACACAAATGTGTGTCCAATACTGCAGGTCACATCATCAGAACTAAGAGAGATGTTCACAAGTCAACAACAAGGTCCAATCGTCTTTGTGCCCGAATCTTATTCGCCAAGTGTCTGGTCAAAATTCCTCCAGCTGAAACAGCAAGACAGACTTCAAGAAATGAAGAGGATGTTTGACATCCAACAAGATGATCACCAAGACAAATCAGAAACATGGTCATGGAGGAAGCTCTTGAACTCAGTTTTTGGCGCTGATTCAAACGAAAACAAGAGGAGGCGAGATGACTATGATAAGGGCAAGGGAACAGGAAAATCACCAGACTCTTACAACCTCTACGACAGAAAGCCCGACTTCAGAAATGACTACGGATGGAGCATGCAGCTCGATGATTCTGATTACTCACCGTTGAAACACTCTGGCATCGGCGTTTACCTTGTTAACCTCACCGCTGGGTCAATGATGGCACCGCATGTGAATCCGAGAGCGACAGAATACGGCATTGTGTTGAGAGGCTCCGGAACACTACAGATTGTGTTCCCAAATGGGACACAAGCCATGAATGCCAACATAGGAGAAGGTGATGTATTTTGGGTGCCAAGGTACTTCCCCTTCTGTCAAATCGCATCAAGAACTGGCCCGCTCGAGTTCTTTGGATTCACAACCTCGGCGCGGAAGAACAGGCCTCAGATTTTGGTTGGTGCGGCGTCTGTTCTTCAGGAGCTCAAAGGACCCGAGCTTGCAGCTGCTTTCGGCGTGACTGAAGACCGGTTGAGGAGGTTTGTTGATGCTCAGCGCGAGGCAGTGATCTTGCCTACGGCACAAGCAGCACCGCCGTACAAGGAGGAGAGGAAGCCGccgaaggaggaggaggaagagaggagGCAGCAGCATCCGGAAGAGGGCGAGATAAGGGGGGATGCGGGAAGGGgcgaggagagaagggaggatGACAGAAAGGAGGTTTGAGAGGTTTGAGAGGGTGCCAGAAGTGATCAAGAGTGTTGGGAATGACATGGTTATGGGTTTTGATTGAGAGAGTCCTGGTGGTGAATAAAAAGTCAGGTTTTGTGTAGTTTCTATCTCTCAGACTTATTTAGGAGCTTTTCGTTTcgtgtttttactttttttggataaaatttgtgGTGGTTTTCTGGGACCTTTGCGAAGGAGTTGCTTATTAATAAGAACTGTAGCACTTTCTGTTTCTGTTTGGTGACTATTTTTTGTGAACGAATTGTTGCTTGCtttacgatttttttttttttttttttttggttgggcGTTGAAAACCAACTTGATGTAGTGTGAAATGGACGAGTGGGATTTTGTAAACGGATAACGGATGAACAACGGGTGAGATTTTAAAAAACAGATTATCCGCTTCTTTACTTTAATGGTGTCAAAACCTTCAAGAACCAATACTACTCTTGGTCTTTACTCTTCTTCTCAAAACTCCAAGGTCTTAACGGTCTTAAAGCCCACAAGAACCAGTACTTCTGTTGGTCTTTACTCTTCTTCTCAAAACCCCAAGGTCTTCAGCACAAGTTTGCTAAGAATATTCGAATTTGGGAGGATGGTTGGATGCCCTTTCCTTCCTTGTTCCGAGTTTTCTCCCCAAAGCCTGACGGTTGTAGCTTGAGCTATGTCAACGAGCTGATGAAAGATAATCCCTGTTGATGGAACTTGTGCTGCTCCGAGAGTTTTTCACGGGCAGGAAGTGGACCTCATTGGATATCTGTCTATTGGATTGAGAAGGATGGGAGACAAGCTTATTTGGCACTTTGACAAGGGGTTTTTTTCGGTGGAGAGCGCTTATCACCTAGCAAGACAATGGGCGTGTGATCGCTCTGCTGCAGCTTCCTCTTGTATCGCTGGAGACGCTGGAATAAATTGTGGCGTTCTCAAGTGAAGTGGCACTGGCACACCGCTCTTGGTTCGAAGAGCCCCCTGACCTTATTGTAG
Protein-coding regions in this window:
- the LOC126588690 gene encoding vicilin-like seed storage protein At2g28490, whose protein sequence is MGNKVMTFVVLMLVMCYGVSVAVGYTGDQDEGWRRGTTEEEDRREEQESGGRRRPEEEEGHYPESGGEESEEGWFLLPQAKQVVKTAAGEMRVVMSARSRVVDKPMHIGFITMEPKSLFIPHYLDSNLILFVRRGEVKVGLIYKDELGERRLKTGDVYRIPAGSPFYLVNTGEGQRVHIICSIDTSESLGMGLQSFFIGGGSNPQSIIAGFDHEILANAFNVTSSELREMFTSQQQGPIVFVPESYSPSVWSKFLQLKQQDRLQEMKRMFDIQQDDHQDKSETWSWRKLLNSVFGADSNENKRRRDDYDKGKGTGKSPDSYNLYDRKPDFRNDYGWSMQLDDSDYSPLKHSGIGVYLVNLTAGSMMAPHVNPRATEYGIVLRGSGTLQIVFPNGTQAMNANIGEGDVFWVPRYFPFCQIASRTGPLEFFGFTTSARKNRPQILVGAASVLQELKGPELAAAFGVTEDRLRRFVDAQREAVILPTAQAAPPYKEERKPPKEEEEERRQQHPEEGEIRGDAGRGEERREDDRKEV